A region of Pyxidicoccus parkwaysis DNA encodes the following proteins:
- a CDS encoding gluconate 2-dehydrogenase subunit 3 family protein, with amino-acid sequence MPRARSPRSRLSRRSFIQRLSFLGGGVVLLGPACKRSEEKPKAPPADPGPLAATVNGQALRTFSAFEYAVVAAACERILPRDEDEGALDADVPVYIDRILQTPELETIRDDFLSGVAALERRSQRMFQKGYSTLTSEQQDELLTLFKDSPPKSGEAHFFELLTVMSLEGYLGDPSYGGNKGKVGWKLMGFDTVGTVAMSPPEGHDGPKCLRECGLHHGGAHK; translated from the coding sequence ATGCCCCGCGCACGTTCTCCCCGGAGCCGCCTGTCCCGGCGCTCCTTCATCCAGCGTCTCTCCTTCCTCGGCGGTGGTGTGGTGCTGCTCGGCCCCGCCTGCAAGCGCTCCGAGGAAAAGCCCAAGGCACCGCCCGCGGACCCGGGGCCCCTCGCCGCCACCGTCAATGGCCAGGCGCTTCGCACCTTCTCGGCATTCGAGTACGCCGTGGTGGCCGCCGCCTGCGAGCGCATCCTGCCTCGCGACGAGGACGAGGGCGCACTGGACGCGGACGTGCCCGTCTACATCGACCGCATCCTCCAGACACCGGAGCTGGAGACGATACGCGACGACTTCCTCAGCGGCGTGGCCGCGCTGGAGCGCCGCTCGCAGCGCATGTTCCAGAAGGGCTACTCCACCCTCACGTCCGAGCAGCAGGACGAATTGCTCACCCTCTTCAAGGACAGCCCACCGAAGAGCGGCGAGGCGCACTTCTTCGAGCTGCTCACCGTCATGTCGCTGGAGGGCTACCTCGGGGACCCGTCCTACGGCGGCAACAAGGGGAAGGTGGGCTGGAAGCTGATGGGCTTCGACACCGTGGGCACCGTGGCCATGTCACCCCCGGAGGGCCATGACGGCCCCAAGTGCCTGCGCGAGTGCGGGCTGCACCACGGAGGCGCCCACAAATGA
- a CDS encoding GMC family oxidoreductase: MSLPEVDVCIIGSGAGGAPMALELGRAGFKVVVLEKGRHYRPQDFVHDEILNSRRNFFMPLPWEEPHLMRHGAQARFERTNSAWTANCVGGGTVHMSGFFYRLKPVDFRLRSTLGAVPGSTLADWPISYEEFAPFYDKAEAEMGVSGEAVPHPFAEPRSGPYPLPPLDVHPVAAEIDKACKAMGWHSLPTARGIISRPYRGRAQCSYCALCGSYGCETGAKSGTNASLIPAALATGNVELRPGCMARTVEVDKKGRAKSVIYLDENGDAQEQPAKVVVVSCTAVESARLLLNSTSSRFPRGLANGSGLVGKNLLFSSFGESHATFRVSKQGEARPWLKDPAPFVNRSVQDFYLLPDSRFGFRKGGTLGFMWTHPNPIHAAVELAGDGKGKNALFGKALKDRMRAYRDSRILQFEVYAEYLPTPGTYVSVSDEVKDKYGIPVAAITVERHPMDFAATRFLVERGEEVLLRLDPDDVERKGTMGETTILQHGTCRFGNDAAASVLDKHCRAHEVPNLYVVDGSFMPTGGSVPSTLTIAANSFRVANHLVHALKG, from the coding sequence ATGAGCCTGCCCGAGGTCGACGTCTGCATCATCGGCAGCGGCGCGGGCGGCGCACCCATGGCGCTGGAATTGGGCCGCGCGGGCTTCAAGGTGGTGGTGCTGGAGAAGGGCCGCCACTACCGCCCGCAGGACTTCGTCCACGACGAAATCCTGAACAGCCGCCGCAACTTCTTCATGCCGCTGCCGTGGGAGGAGCCGCACCTGATGCGGCACGGCGCGCAGGCCCGCTTCGAGCGCACCAACTCCGCGTGGACGGCCAACTGCGTGGGCGGCGGCACCGTGCACATGAGCGGCTTCTTCTACCGGCTCAAGCCGGTGGACTTCCGGCTGCGCTCCACGCTGGGCGCGGTGCCGGGCAGCACGCTGGCGGACTGGCCCATCTCCTACGAGGAGTTCGCTCCGTTCTACGACAAGGCCGAGGCGGAAATGGGCGTGTCCGGCGAGGCCGTGCCCCACCCCTTCGCGGAGCCCCGCTCGGGGCCCTACCCGCTGCCCCCGCTGGACGTGCACCCGGTGGCGGCGGAAATCGACAAGGCCTGCAAGGCCATGGGCTGGCACTCGCTGCCCACCGCGCGCGGCATCATCAGCCGGCCGTACCGGGGCCGCGCGCAGTGCTCGTACTGCGCGCTGTGCGGAAGCTACGGCTGCGAGACGGGCGCCAAGAGCGGCACCAACGCCAGCCTCATCCCCGCCGCGCTGGCCACCGGCAACGTGGAGCTGCGCCCCGGCTGCATGGCGCGCACCGTGGAGGTGGACAAGAAGGGCCGCGCCAAGAGCGTCATCTACCTGGATGAGAATGGCGACGCCCAGGAGCAGCCCGCCAAGGTGGTGGTGGTGTCCTGCACCGCGGTGGAGAGCGCGCGCCTCCTGCTCAACTCCACCTCCAGCCGCTTCCCGCGCGGGCTGGCCAATGGCAGCGGGCTGGTGGGAAAGAATCTCCTCTTCAGCTCCTTCGGCGAGTCGCACGCGACGTTCCGCGTGTCCAAGCAGGGCGAGGCGCGGCCGTGGCTGAAGGACCCGGCGCCCTTCGTGAACCGCAGCGTGCAGGACTTCTACCTCCTGCCCGACAGCCGCTTCGGCTTCCGCAAGGGCGGCACGCTGGGCTTCATGTGGACGCACCCCAATCCCATCCATGCGGCGGTGGAATTGGCCGGCGACGGCAAGGGGAAGAACGCGCTCTTCGGCAAGGCGCTGAAGGACAGGATGCGGGCGTACCGCGACTCGCGCATCCTCCAGTTCGAAGTCTATGCGGAGTACCTCCCCACGCCCGGCACCTACGTGAGCGTGTCCGACGAGGTGAAGGACAAGTACGGCATCCCCGTGGCGGCCATCACCGTGGAGCGCCACCCCATGGACTTCGCCGCCACGCGCTTCCTGGTGGAGCGCGGCGAAGAGGTGCTGCTGCGGTTGGACCCTGACGACGTGGAGCGCAAGGGCACCATGGGCGAGACGACGATTCTGCAGCACGGCACCTGCCGCTTCGGCAACGACGCGGCGGCCTCCGTGCTGGACAAGCACTGCCGCGCGCACGAGGTGCCCAACCTCTACGTGGTGGACGGCAGCTTCATGCCCACCGGCGGCAGCGTGCCCTCCACGCTCACCATCGCCGCCAACAGCTTCCGCGTCGCGAACCACCTCGTGCACGCGCTGAAGGGCTGA